The following coding sequences are from one Lolium rigidum isolate FL_2022 chromosome 6, APGP_CSIRO_Lrig_0.1, whole genome shotgun sequence window:
- the LOC124668592 gene encoding ankyrin repeat-containing protein At5g02620-like — translation MDKRLMEAAMSGNSTSMQAMASQDRNILLGKTLQGNTCLHISSSHAHQVFCTDVVALEESLLSSVNLDEETPLLAAVTNGYVTLASSLLSRCCQARLRQAILQQDRYGFNALHHAIRNGHTKLALELIEAEPALSQAVSKCNESPMFFAAMRNCTHVCEKLIETPSCAFSGGKHGRNCLHAAVKNGDQKIVKMVMEKCPALARETDRDIRNPVRHAVLDGKVEVLRVMLEHDSTLGYEINSAGTSLLTDAAYRGQVAAARELLKHCPDAPYHNAKGETLLHTAVLHDQEEFIEFVLRMPILRKLVNVQDNKGKTALHYAVKKCIPTVVAALLSHEDVDATVLDNDGLSAAWELLYNMKKAKTLNWNEVIMLMSKVNPQEADSLHNLHMEAKKLTTDESRKAAKSLTQTYTSNTSLVAILITTITFAAAFTLPGGYSSDAGSEGLPIMSKKFAFQTFLIFDVLAMCSSFAVAFICIIARWEDYEFLLYYTSFTKKLMSFAYMATTMAFSTGLYTVLASRVHWLAIAICVLVALLPIITWLLGKWPVLKLRFRLGKSVRSDFLDMV, via the exons ATGGACAAACGACTCATGGAAGCAGCCATGTCTGGTAATTCCACATCAATGCAGGCCATGGCTTCACAGGATAGAAACATCCTTCTCGGAAAGACTCTGCAGGGGAACACCTGCCTTCACATATCCTCCAGCCATGCTCACCAGGTATTCTGCACGGATGTGGTGGCGCTAGAGGAGTCTCTCCTTAGCTCTGTAAACTTGGACGAGGAAACGCCACTTCTCGCCGCAGTGACAAATGGTTATGTCACTTTGGCTTCTTCTTTACTCTCGCGCTGCTGTCAAGCACGATTGAGGCAGGCAATCTTGCAGCAAGACAGGTACGGATTTAACGCCCTGCACCATGCCATTCGCAATGGTCACACCAAGCTTGCGCTAGAGTTGATAGAAGCAGAGCCTGCGCTGTCGCAAGCTGTCAGCAAATGCAATGAGTCACCCATGTTCTTTGCGGCGATGAGAAATTGTACACATGTCTGTGAGAAACTAATAGAAACTCCTTCTTGTGCCTTTTCGGGAGGGAAACATGGTCGCAATTGTCTGCATGCTGCTGTTAAAAATGGCGATCAAA aaatTGTTAAAATGGTTATGGAGAAATGTCCTGCATTGGCGAGAGAAACTGACAGAGATATACGCAATCCAGTAAGACATGCTGTGCTTGATGGAAAGGTTGAAGTGTTACGAGTAATGCTGGAACATGATTCAACTCTAGGGTATGAAATAAACAGCGCGGGTACTTCCCTCCTTACTGATGCCGCATATCGAGGTCAAGTTGCTGCTGCTCGAGAGCTTCTGAAACACTGTCCTGATGCTCCTTATCACAACGCCAAGGGTGAGACATTGCTTCATACAGCTGTActgcatgatcaagaagagttcaTTGAGTTTGTTTTAAGGATGCCAATACTTCGCAAGCTTGTTAACGTGCAAGATAACAAAGGAAAAACTGCTCTGCATTATGCAGTCAAGAAGTGCATTCCTACagtagttgctgctttgttgtctCATGAGGATGTTGATGCAACAGTGCTTGACAATGATGGTCTTTCAGCGGCTTGGGAACTGTTGTACAACATGAAAAAGGCCAAGACTTTAAACTGG AATGAAGTGATAATGCTTATGTCTAAAGTTAATCCACAAGAGGCTGACTCTCTTCATAATCTTCACATGGAAGCCAAGAAACTGACCACTGATGAATCGAGAAAAGCTGCAAAGTCACTAACTCAAACATACACAAGCAACACTTCATTGGTGGCGATCCTCATTACAACAATCACCTTTGCTGCTGCCTTCACCCTGCCTGGAGGATATAGCAGTGATGCCGGAAGCGAGGGACTTCCCATCATGTCTAAGAAGTTTGCATTTCAGACATTCTTGATTTTTGACGTCTTAGCAATGTGTTCCTCTTTTGCTGTGGCTTTCATATGCATAATAGCAAGGTGGGAGGATTACGAGTTCTTGCTTTATTATACATCCTTCACTAAGAAGCTAATGTCATTTGCATACATGGCAACAACTATGGCCTTTTCAACTGGTTTATACACGGTGCTGGCCTCACGTGTCCACTGGTTGGCCATTGCGATATGTGTTCTGGTAGCTTTGCTGCCCATTATTACTTGGCTGCTGGGCAAATGGCCTGTCTTGAAGCTCAGATTTCGGTTGGGTAAAAGTGTCAGGTCCGATTTCCTTGACATGGTGTGA
- the LOC124660017 gene encoding telomere-binding protein 1-like isoform X1 translates to MVVRKRLDYGSRGHQVPAMPRVPSSARGKRSTRRKKDEMCAFDLLATVAGSLLGDQENSSIVPNIGTAASSYARKRKSVKAEQRDDVLPLNSIAVGNCIVGSGGACASPRRTNICSAENSSTQNETDSVLESLTVEPNMLVKESLFSCTKSCNPGHGLGGIPGCCRGALSLEANQLQVKQTKDGDAAALYSLVNSVDLDGRPPALVSSDSSSGMPLCSHDKDRNTSGLCRAEVQHAADKDDDENSSGCTHPCTTGNKSYVPHYTGDSRIRKLFASKFRKAARNKMCGEMPNKGSKQSFCGNKISTTRQKVQRAMFKRKKIVRRNFTASSTKGVLTDASGASFSVEGQNPGSEDYNVKLRIKSFTIPELFIEIPENATIGSLKRTVMDVVTSIIEGGLRVGVFLEGKNIQDDSKTLRQARICHGENLDNVDFTLECEAAHNSSPGVRTPEETDFLGADAMKPLAMIKCEEPFSETKARGNNQHSIVEMTMQETPGSSRAIVPVASLNAEALAIVPVCKSKRATMGQRRIRRPFSLPEVESLVDAVEQLGTGRWRDVKMLAFDNTDHRTYVDLKDKWKTLVHTASISPQQRRGEPVPQGLLDRVLVAQAYWSQQQQLSGKASGQGSSSC, encoded by the exons ATGGTGGTGCGGAAGAGGTTGGATTATGGATCTCGCGGCCACCAGGTTCCCGCTATGCCGCGTGTTCCAAGCTCAGCCCGG GGGAAACGCTCAACGAGGAGAAAGAAAGACGAGATGTGTGCGTTCGATTTGCTTGCCACCGTAGCGGGATCGCTGTTAGGGGATCAGGAGAACTCGTCCATTGTTCCTAACATCGGTACAGCAGCTTCTAGCTATGCCAGGAAGAGGAAATCAGTGAAAGCCGAACAGCGTGATGATGTTCTGCCGCTCAATTCCATAGCTGTGGGGAACTGTATAGTGGGTTCTGGTGGTGCCTGTGCCTCTCCTAGGCGAACTAACATCTGCTCTGCAGAAAACTCGTCGACACAAAATGAAACTGACTCAGTATTAGAGTCACTAACTGTGGAACCAAATATGTTGGTTAAGGAATCGTTGTTTAGTTGTACAAAATCGTGTAACCCTGGTCATGGTCTTGGCGGGATTCCAGGGTGCTGTCGTGGAGCACTGTCACTAGAGGCTAACCAATTGCAGGTGAAGCAAACTAAAGATGGTGATGCCGCAGCTCTGTACAGTTTGGTTAACTCTGTGGATCTAGATGGCAGACCTCCTGCTTTGGTTAGCTCTGACAGTAGCTCAGGAATGCCTTTGTGCAGCCATGACAAAGACCGCAACACCTCCGGCTTATGTCGTGCTGAAGTGCAGCATGCTGCAGATAAAGATGATGACGAAAATTCTTCCGGGTGCACACATCCATGCACCACGGGAAATAAGAGTTACGTGCCACATTATACAGGCGATAGTAGGATAAGAAAGTTGTTTGCCTCCAAGTTCAGGAAGGCTGCACGTAATAAGATGTGTGGAGAGATGCCAAATAAAG GTAGCAAGCAAAGTTTCTGCGGAAATAAGATATCCACCACCCGTCAAAAGGTACAAAGGGCAATGTTCAAGAGAAAGAAGATAGTGCGCCGTAATTTTACAGCATCTTCTACTAAAGGGGTTCTAACTGATG CCAGCGGGGCATCATTTTCTGTGGAAGGTCAAAATCCTGGATCTGAGGACTACAATG TTAAGCTAAGAATCAAGTCATTCACCATCCCTGAACTGTTCATTGAGATCCCTGAAAATGCAACAATTGGTTCGTTGAAG AGAACTGTAATGGACGTTGTTACTAGTATAATTGAAGGCGGCCTCCGTGTTGGTGTCTTTCTTGAAGGAAAGAATATTCAAGATGACAGCAAGACACTTCGTCAAGCTAGAATTTGCCACGGAGAAAATCTAGATAATGTAGATTTCACACTGGAGTGTGAAGCTGCACACAACTCTTCCCCTGGGGTCAGAACACCAGAGGAAACAGATTTTCTTGGTGCAGATGCCATGAAACCATTAGCCAT GATAAAGTGTGAAGAGCCTTTTTCTGAAACTAAGGCCAGAGGTAACAACCAGCATTCTATTGTGGAAATGACCATGCAAGAAACACCAGGGAGCTCACGGGCCATTGTCCCTGTTGCCTCTCTAAACGCAGAGGCTCTAGCCATTGTTCCTGTCTGTAAGTCGAAGCGAGCCACCATGGGGCAAAGGCGCATAAGGAGGCCTTTCTCTTTGCCTGAGGTGGAGTCCCTAGTGGACGCTGTTGAACAGCTTGGAACAGGAAG GTGGAGAGACGTTAAAATGCTCGCGTTTGACAACACTGATCATAGGACTTATGTTGACCTTAAG GACAAGTGGAAGACCCTGGTGCACACCGCGAGCATATCCCCGCAGCAGCGTCGAGGCGAGCCCGTTCCGCAGGGGCTGCTCGACCGCGTGCTGGTGGCGCAGGCCTACTGGTCCCAGCAGCAGCAGCTCTCAGGCAAAGCTTCAGGCCAGGGCTCCTCCAGCTGCTGA
- the LOC124667518 gene encoding uncharacterized protein LOC124667518: protein MLCVLVHVQSHRFVHTQQAMTEQEARQILGISEDEMGRDHEGELAAPQLSPHLTNCFFYVRDPSALDQNAMSNICTGSVTFREVHLRLKARTIRRSTPRVTTREKIQQQLWQLLVCHV from the exons ATGTTGTGCGTTCTTGTTCATGTCCAATCTCATCGGTTTGTGCACACTCAACAA GCCATGACTGAGCAAGAAGCACGCCAAATATTAGGTATCAGTGAAGACGAGATGGGACGAGATCATGAAG GAGAACTTGCAGCACCTCAACTCTCTCCGCACTTGACCAACTGTTTCTTTTATGTAAGGGATCCCTCTGCACTTGACCAGAATGCTATGAGTAATATATGCACAGGCAGTGTAACTTTTAGAGAAGTCCATTTGAGATTGAAGGCAAGGACAAT TAGGAGGAGCACGCCGAGGGTGACGACAAGGGAGAAGATCCAGCAGCAGCTGTGGCAGTTACTTGTATGTCATG TTTAA
- the LOC124660017 gene encoding telomere-binding protein 1-like isoform X2, with translation MVVRKRLDYGSRGHQVPAMPRVPSSARGKRSTRRKKDEMCAFDLLATVAGSLLGDQENSSIVPNIGTAASSYARKRKSVKAEQRDDVLPLNSIAVGNCIVGSGGACASPRRTNICSAENSSTQNETDSVLESLTVEPNMLVKESLFSCTKSCNPGHGLGGIPGCCRGALSLEANQLQVKQTKDGDAAALYSLVNSVDLDGRPPALVSSDSSSGMPLCSHDKDRNTSGLCRAEVQHAADKDDDENSSGCTHPCTTGNKSYVPHYTGDSRIRKLFASKFRKAARNKMCGEMPNKGSKQSFCGNKISTTRQKVQRAMFKRKKIVRRNFTASSTKGVLTDVKLRIKSFTIPELFIEIPENATIGSLKRTVMDVVTSIIEGGLRVGVFLEGKNIQDDSKTLRQARICHGENLDNVDFTLECEAAHNSSPGVRTPEETDFLGADAMKPLAMIKCEEPFSETKARGNNQHSIVEMTMQETPGSSRAIVPVASLNAEALAIVPVCKSKRATMGQRRIRRPFSLPEVESLVDAVEQLGTGRWRDVKMLAFDNTDHRTYVDLKDKWKTLVHTASISPQQRRGEPVPQGLLDRVLVAQAYWSQQQQLSGKASGQGSSSC, from the exons ATGGTGGTGCGGAAGAGGTTGGATTATGGATCTCGCGGCCACCAGGTTCCCGCTATGCCGCGTGTTCCAAGCTCAGCCCGG GGGAAACGCTCAACGAGGAGAAAGAAAGACGAGATGTGTGCGTTCGATTTGCTTGCCACCGTAGCGGGATCGCTGTTAGGGGATCAGGAGAACTCGTCCATTGTTCCTAACATCGGTACAGCAGCTTCTAGCTATGCCAGGAAGAGGAAATCAGTGAAAGCCGAACAGCGTGATGATGTTCTGCCGCTCAATTCCATAGCTGTGGGGAACTGTATAGTGGGTTCTGGTGGTGCCTGTGCCTCTCCTAGGCGAACTAACATCTGCTCTGCAGAAAACTCGTCGACACAAAATGAAACTGACTCAGTATTAGAGTCACTAACTGTGGAACCAAATATGTTGGTTAAGGAATCGTTGTTTAGTTGTACAAAATCGTGTAACCCTGGTCATGGTCTTGGCGGGATTCCAGGGTGCTGTCGTGGAGCACTGTCACTAGAGGCTAACCAATTGCAGGTGAAGCAAACTAAAGATGGTGATGCCGCAGCTCTGTACAGTTTGGTTAACTCTGTGGATCTAGATGGCAGACCTCCTGCTTTGGTTAGCTCTGACAGTAGCTCAGGAATGCCTTTGTGCAGCCATGACAAAGACCGCAACACCTCCGGCTTATGTCGTGCTGAAGTGCAGCATGCTGCAGATAAAGATGATGACGAAAATTCTTCCGGGTGCACACATCCATGCACCACGGGAAATAAGAGTTACGTGCCACATTATACAGGCGATAGTAGGATAAGAAAGTTGTTTGCCTCCAAGTTCAGGAAGGCTGCACGTAATAAGATGTGTGGAGAGATGCCAAATAAAG GTAGCAAGCAAAGTTTCTGCGGAAATAAGATATCCACCACCCGTCAAAAGGTACAAAGGGCAATGTTCAAGAGAAAGAAGATAGTGCGCCGTAATTTTACAGCATCTTCTACTAAAGGGGTTCTAACTGATG TTAAGCTAAGAATCAAGTCATTCACCATCCCTGAACTGTTCATTGAGATCCCTGAAAATGCAACAATTGGTTCGTTGAAG AGAACTGTAATGGACGTTGTTACTAGTATAATTGAAGGCGGCCTCCGTGTTGGTGTCTTTCTTGAAGGAAAGAATATTCAAGATGACAGCAAGACACTTCGTCAAGCTAGAATTTGCCACGGAGAAAATCTAGATAATGTAGATTTCACACTGGAGTGTGAAGCTGCACACAACTCTTCCCCTGGGGTCAGAACACCAGAGGAAACAGATTTTCTTGGTGCAGATGCCATGAAACCATTAGCCAT GATAAAGTGTGAAGAGCCTTTTTCTGAAACTAAGGCCAGAGGTAACAACCAGCATTCTATTGTGGAAATGACCATGCAAGAAACACCAGGGAGCTCACGGGCCATTGTCCCTGTTGCCTCTCTAAACGCAGAGGCTCTAGCCATTGTTCCTGTCTGTAAGTCGAAGCGAGCCACCATGGGGCAAAGGCGCATAAGGAGGCCTTTCTCTTTGCCTGAGGTGGAGTCCCTAGTGGACGCTGTTGAACAGCTTGGAACAGGAAG GTGGAGAGACGTTAAAATGCTCGCGTTTGACAACACTGATCATAGGACTTATGTTGACCTTAAG GACAAGTGGAAGACCCTGGTGCACACCGCGAGCATATCCCCGCAGCAGCGTCGAGGCGAGCCCGTTCCGCAGGGGCTGCTCGACCGCGTGCTGGTGGCGCAGGCCTACTGGTCCCAGCAGCAGCAGCTCTCAGGCAAAGCTTCAGGCCAGGGCTCCTCCAGCTGCTGA